The sequence below is a genomic window from Escherichia marmotae.
GACGCACAGTCATTAACCAGCACACGCGCCAGGCGTTTTTCAGCTTCTTCGCTACCATCAGCAACAATGACCATCCCGGCGTGCTGGGAATATCCCATCCCAACGCCGCCGCCATGATGCAGAGACACCCACGTTGCCCCGCCCGCCGTGTTGAGCAGACCATTGAGCAACGGCCAGTCAGATACCGCGTCACTGCCATCGAGCATACTTTCGGTTTCGCGGTTCGGGCTGGCGACAGAGCCGGTATCAAGATGATCGCGACCAATCACAATCGGCGCTTTTAATTCACCGTTGCGTACCATTTCATTGAATGCCAGCCCCGCCAGGTGACGCTCGCCAAGCCCCAGCCAGCAAATTCGTGAAGGCAAGCCCTGGAAAGCAATACGCTCGCGCGCCATATCCAGCCAGCGGTGCGTCAGCACGTTATTGGGGAACAGCTCTTTAATTTTGGCATCAGTCTTATAGATATCTTCCGGGTCACCAGACAGCGCTACCCAACGGAACGGGCCTTTGCCTTCACAGAACATTGGGCGAATATAAGCAGGGACAAAGCCCGGGAAATCAAAGGCATTTTGCAGACCTTCATTGAAGGCTACCTGACGGATATTGTTGCCATAGTCGACAACCGGAATACCCATCGCCTGGAAGTCCAGCATCCCCTGAACATGCGCCACACAACTTTGTGCGGCGTCTTTTTGCAGCCTGGCGTGTTGTTGCGGATCTTGTTGTGCCGCACGCCATTGTTCTACGCTCCACCCTATCGGCAAATAGCCGTTAATCAGATCGTGGGCAGACGTCTGGTCAGTGACCAGATCCGGTTTGATCGCCCCCTGACGTGCACGTTTCACCAGTTCAGGAACAATTTCTGCCGCATTGCCCAGTAGCGCGATAGAAACGGCGTCTTTGCGCTCGGTGTGGTATTTAATCAGCGCCAGTGCATCATCGAGATCTTTCGCCTGTTTATCGACATAACGGGTACGCAGACGGAAGTCGATGCTACTTTGCTGACACTCAATATTTAATGAACATGCCCCTGCCAGAGTCACCGCCAGCGGTTGTGCTCCACCCATGCCACCCAGACCCGCAGTCAGGATCCACTTTCCGCTTAGCGAATTGTTGTAGTGCTGACGCCCCGCCTCAACAAAGGTTTCAAACGTTCCCTGCACAATGCCCTGGCTACCAATGTAGATCCACGAACCGGCGGTCATCTGTCCATACATGAACAGACCTTTGCGATCGAGTTCGTTGAAGTGATCCCAGTTGGCCCATTGCGGCACCAGGTTAGAGTTGGCGATCAACACACGTGGCGCGTCAGTATGGGTTTTAAATACACCAACGGGTTTACCGGACTGAACCAGCAGCGACTCATCGGGTTCCAGATTTTTCAGGGATTCCAGAATCTGGTCGAAACACTCCCAGTTACGTGCCGCGCGGCCAATACCGCCGTACACCACCAGATGTTGCGGATTTTCAGCCACGTCTGGATCAAGGTTGTTCTGCAACATCCGATAGGCAGCTTCGATCTGCCAGTTTTTGCAATGCAGTTGAGTACCTTGTGGCGCATGGATGACGCGGCTGGTATCAATACGAGGATCTGAAGGCTTACTCATGAATCTTCTCCTGTTACTGGATAAAATTAAATGCTGTAATCGCTCAGAAAGATGAGCGAATGAATACAGAAACGGCTTATATAATTCCTGTTTATAATTTCGTATTATTAATTCATTTAGTGAATTTAATTTCTATAGCATATTCACCGTGAATATAAATTCAAAAAAAATTGCCAACGCTTTGTATGCGAATTCAATATGCTTAATTTAACTTTTGGAAAAAGTGATATTGTTGGCAAAATATTTTCTCATTTGAACATATGAATATGATGAGATTGCAAGATGTCTGTAATTTAATTATTCGTAAAAACGTATTCACAACAGCTAATCATTAACGTAATAGCCGAAAAACCAGCGTTGTATCAGGAGCATAATACATTGATATATAGCGACATTTAAAAACAACCATTAATTTTCAAGCATAAGAGCATGTCTTGTTATCATTAATACATATTCTATTTTTATCATCCTTAAAATAACAAACCCTAACTAAAAAAGCTGGCAAACATATAAAATTAAAAAATATGAACCCTGGAGAATATAATTTTTCATTTTCAACAAAATGGCATCAAGAAGAAGCGGTGGTCGCTTATAAGCGATATTGATTCACTTATCGAAGCCCCGCAGGAGACAGGATTGATTCAACCAGCAGTCAGATTTCGACCGTGGTTAACGTTTAAGGCATAAAAAAGGCCATCATAAGATGGCCAACCATGTCGAAACCGACAGCCCTTCGCCATTCCTGTAGAGGGACGCGGCGAGGGCTATTTCTTATTACAGATATTTATTTCAGAACAGTTTTCAGTGCTTCACCGATGTCAGCCAGGCTGCGAACGGTTTTCACGCCTGCGGCTTCCAGGGCAGCAAATTTCTCATCCGCAGTCCCTTTACCACCGGAAATGATTGCACCTGCGTGACCCATACGTTTGCCTTTCGGCGCAGTCACACCGGCAATGTAACCCACAACTGGCTTGGTGACGTGCTCTTTGATGTACGCAGCCGCTTCTTCTTCGGCGCTACCGCCGATCTCACCGATCATCACGATCGCTTCGGTCTGCGGATCTTTTTCGAACATTTCGAGAATGTCGATAAAGTTAGAGCCAGGGATCGGATCGCCGCCGATACCGACACAGGTAGACTGACCGAAACCGTAATCCGTGGTCTGTTTAACTGCTTCATAAGTCAGCGTACCGGAACGGGAAACGATACCCACTTTACCAGGGCGATGGATGTGGCCCGGCTGGATACCGATTTTACACTCACCCGGAGTGATTACGCCCGGGCAGTTCGGGCCAATCATGCGCACGCCCGCTTCGTCCAGTTTCACTTTCACGGTCAGCATATCCAGCGTCGGGATGCCCTCAGTGATGGTGATGATAAGCTTAATGCCTGCGTCGATGGCTTCCAGAATGGAG
It includes:
- the hutU gene encoding urocanate hydratase yields the protein MSKPSDPRIDTSRVIHAPQGTQLHCKNWQIEAAYRMLQNNLDPDVAENPQHLVVYGGIGRAARNWECFDQILESLKNLEPDESLLVQSGKPVGVFKTHTDAPRVLIANSNLVPQWANWDHFNELDRKGLFMYGQMTAGSWIYIGSQGIVQGTFETFVEAGRQHYNNSLSGKWILTAGLGGMGGAQPLAVTLAGACSLNIECQQSSIDFRLRTRYVDKQAKDLDDALALIKYHTERKDAVSIALLGNAAEIVPELVKRARQGAIKPDLVTDQTSAHDLINGYLPIGWSVEQWRAAQQDPQQHARLQKDAAQSCVAHVQGMLDFQAMGIPVVDYGNNIRQVAFNEGLQNAFDFPGFVPAYIRPMFCEGKGPFRWVALSGDPEDIYKTDAKIKELFPNNVLTHRWLDMARERIAFQGLPSRICWLGLGERHLAGLAFNEMVRNGELKAPIVIGRDHLDTGSVASPNRETESMLDGSDAVSDWPLLNGLLNTAGGATWVSLHHGGGVGMGYSQHAGMVIVADGSEEAEKRLARVLVNDCASGVMRHADAGYEAAIECAKNYGLKLPMIR
- the sucD gene encoding succinate--CoA ligase subunit alpha — encoded protein: MSILIDKNTKVICQGFTGSQGTFHSEQAIAYGTKMVGGVTPGKGGTTHLGLPVFNTVREAVAATGATASVIYVPAPFCKDSILEAIDAGIKLIITITEGIPTLDMLTVKVKLDEAGVRMIGPNCPGVITPGECKIGIQPGHIHRPGKVGIVSRSGTLTYEAVKQTTDYGFGQSTCVGIGGDPIPGSNFIDILEMFEKDPQTEAIVMIGEIGGSAEEEAAAYIKEHVTKPVVGYIAGVTAPKGKRMGHAGAIISGGKGTADEKFAALEAAGVKTVRSLADIGEALKTVLK